In Actinoplanes derwentensis, the following proteins share a genomic window:
- a CDS encoding TylF/MycF/NovP-related O-methyltransferase yields MTSPGALQTDAERRVPAAIAKVFAGSVDDLPTRLANLARYARRAQVTRFAALYELFKLALPVKGSIVECGVFRGSSFMTFAQLSAALEPTNLTRRLYGFDSFGGFPEVGERDRPETTGARAGDLASNSYDELSKLLEIYDSDRFLGHLPKARLIRGDVTETIPSFVADNPHLVISLLFLDLDLYEPTVAALRHLLPRMPKGAVLAFDELDNPLWPGETTAVLDEVGINSLELRRFDFDPYIGYCIL; encoded by the coding sequence GTGACCAGTCCGGGTGCTCTGCAGACCGACGCGGAACGGCGGGTGCCGGCGGCGATCGCCAAAGTCTTCGCGGGCAGTGTCGACGACCTGCCGACACGCCTCGCCAACCTGGCCCGGTACGCCCGGCGCGCCCAGGTGACCCGGTTCGCGGCCCTGTACGAGTTGTTCAAACTGGCCCTGCCGGTGAAGGGTTCGATCGTCGAGTGCGGCGTGTTCCGGGGCAGTAGCTTCATGACGTTCGCGCAGCTCAGTGCCGCACTGGAGCCGACCAACCTGACGCGGCGGCTCTACGGTTTCGACTCGTTCGGCGGGTTCCCCGAGGTGGGTGAGCGGGATCGGCCGGAGACGACCGGGGCACGGGCCGGGGATCTGGCCTCGAACAGTTACGACGAGTTGTCGAAGCTGCTGGAGATCTACGACAGCGACCGTTTCCTCGGCCACCTGCCGAAGGCCCGGCTGATCCGCGGTGACGTCACCGAGACCATCCCGTCGTTCGTGGCCGACAACCCGCACTTGGTGATCAGCCTGCTGTTCCTGGACCTGGACCTGTACGAGCCGACGGTGGCGGCGCTGCGGCACCTGCTGCCCCGGATGCCGAAGGGCGCGGTCCTGGCCTTCGACGAGCTGGACAATCCGCTGTGGCCGGGCGAGACGACAGCGGTGCTGGACGAGGTGGGGATCAATTCGCTGGAGTTGCGTCGGTTCGATTTCGACCCCTACATCGGATATTGCATATTATGA
- a CDS encoding DUF4011 domain-containing protein, which translates to MRDDVHAALHAWRDSLVDLGDTNRLINFPPDHPDLVEVVGPEPEAVLAALRLQDDCGLAGTGADPERLAADGVVLRSEMPEAQLDATVRRMARKARQEYLDRGVSVLHLVFGLLRWRDESGDQFASPVLLVPVDLVTPGPGDPPRLRLRDDDAVFNPALAIRLRGLGVEPPVVRQEADLDLEGLWSALQSQVSRRRGWHVERGVLLCGLTFHKEAIYRDLLVNEDRIVAHPVVRALASTGGGEPGGDFRFAAIQPGDIDRLAPPEHIPLVLDADASQRACVAAAVAGHSFVMDGPPGTGKSQTIANMIGCLLHAGKRVLFVSEKAAALDVVHHRLVEAGLHRHVLELHGHKAGRKEVATALAAALDESHPPARQPDSLDRRAPRELREQLSAYAYAMNEVRKPLARSLHDVLGICSRLSGAPAAPVPVIPPASVTPESLRRIREAADRLSTAWRAVAGRESLPWRDVLRREPLDPVLSRAERALAGLARALPATAPFGLAGPGDAAVLARLAGHAGKRPAAARDEWVTAADLTPMRRAAQTLGRDLTAVRAARDAAGKRAGTTWSALPVPADLPSVPNLSGLTPAPVDLNRLTAAEADRQARECTEAADALEKHRGAVDRVTAKLGLPNAVAVADIGRIAALAELGARRNRPEPFWFGPGTAATVATGAQVLRRSLENLVAAEVRARPFFAEAILTQPVDELADRFARVHRGWRRMLGGYRRDKRVVATFVLPTASVRDALPRLETAVAWQRARLDLAAAEQAYGSVLGRYWQGPGTDFAAVSEALQVVDAGLRMAPVASIGAVAAYLCSPRPDSDLIRLATTARDAVLGSRPGPPELLTGSIDTAVEWLRAHGTALAAVATVVRAYDAATGHHLDFAEVSHLGRLRQEVARAETAMDERAADYATVFGEAFQGADTDEKALAAALDWTATARRLLTGQEQPLSDAHAGELRDLRPIAGLNRLAEQWTAAREAVLEAFAPARRPDLESRLGDHERARGFLEEIRADAGGQEEWFAAQDARAVLSGYGLDGVIEFCADRAVPADQVRPAVERAFFRSWADAVIQSDQRLRPWRASDRDRLAADFATRDLRLGSAASADIERAVVSRRPAADSPGAELIRREAMKASRHLPVRELIGQARELVLGLRPCFLMSPLTVSQSLPPDIRFDVVIFDEASQVTPADAINCVYRGAALITAGDERQLPPTSFFDRAAGTPDEPGTELPVLDFQSVLELAKGCGAFTSLGLNWHYRSRHEALIAFSNREFYQDRLSVFPSATPAGADTGVALIPAEGVYRRSGARDNPVEAHRVAERILHHFSTRPGLSLGVVTFSVAQAEAIDKALAAMAPGRLFDDDRLHGFFVKSLETVQGDERDVMIFSIGYGYDETGKISANFGALNRPNGWRRLNVAITRARYRVEIVTSISARDVPVTENEGVRLLAGYLEYAEHGAIPAETTAGPGGPFAESVLATVRSWGYPAVPALGSAGGRVDIGVRTPGIADAGFALGIRCDGPAYAGCSAARDRDRLSGQVLADLGWKLHRIWSVAWYRDRDREEERLRSALELAAGTPRMVLSDRAPVRALELPARTG; encoded by the coding sequence ATGAGAGACGACGTCCATGCGGCGCTGCATGCCTGGCGGGACAGCCTCGTCGACCTGGGTGACACCAACCGGCTGATCAACTTTCCGCCGGATCACCCGGATCTGGTGGAGGTCGTCGGGCCGGAACCGGAAGCGGTGCTGGCGGCGTTGCGGCTGCAGGACGACTGCGGGCTGGCCGGCACCGGGGCCGATCCGGAGCGGCTGGCGGCCGACGGCGTGGTGCTGCGGTCCGAGATGCCGGAGGCGCAACTGGACGCCACCGTGCGGCGGATGGCGCGCAAGGCCCGGCAGGAGTACCTGGACCGCGGCGTGTCGGTGCTGCACCTGGTGTTCGGGCTGTTGCGCTGGCGGGACGAGAGCGGGGACCAGTTCGCCAGCCCGGTGCTGCTGGTGCCGGTGGACCTGGTGACGCCGGGGCCGGGTGACCCGCCGAGACTGCGACTGCGCGACGACGACGCGGTGTTCAATCCGGCGCTGGCGATCCGGTTGCGCGGGCTGGGTGTGGAGCCTCCGGTCGTACGACAGGAAGCCGATCTTGATCTTGAGGGTTTGTGGTCGGCGTTGCAGAGTCAGGTGTCGCGGCGGCGCGGCTGGCACGTCGAACGCGGGGTGCTGCTGTGCGGGCTGACCTTCCACAAGGAGGCCATCTACCGGGACCTGCTGGTCAACGAGGACCGGATCGTGGCGCACCCGGTGGTGCGGGCGCTGGCCTCGACCGGCGGCGGTGAGCCGGGCGGCGACTTCCGGTTCGCCGCGATCCAGCCGGGTGACATCGACCGGCTGGCGCCCCCCGAGCACATCCCCCTGGTGCTGGACGCGGACGCCTCACAGCGGGCGTGTGTGGCCGCCGCGGTGGCCGGCCACAGTTTCGTGATGGACGGACCGCCCGGCACCGGTAAGTCGCAGACGATCGCCAACATGATCGGCTGTCTGCTGCACGCCGGGAAACGGGTGCTGTTCGTCTCGGAGAAGGCCGCCGCCCTGGACGTGGTGCATCACCGGCTGGTCGAGGCGGGGCTGCACCGGCACGTCCTGGAGCTGCACGGGCACAAGGCGGGCCGCAAGGAGGTGGCGACCGCGCTGGCCGCGGCCCTGGACGAGAGTCACCCGCCGGCGCGGCAGCCGGATTCCCTGGATCGGCGGGCGCCGCGGGAACTTCGCGAACAACTGAGCGCGTACGCGTACGCCATGAACGAAGTCCGTAAACCGCTGGCCCGCAGCCTGCACGACGTGCTGGGGATCTGCTCCCGGCTGTCGGGAGCCCCGGCCGCGCCGGTCCCGGTGATCCCGCCGGCTTCGGTGACACCGGAGTCGCTGCGCCGGATCCGGGAGGCCGCCGACCGGCTGTCCACCGCCTGGCGCGCGGTCGCCGGCCGGGAGTCACTGCCGTGGCGGGACGTGCTGCGCCGCGAACCCCTCGACCCGGTGCTGTCGCGTGCCGAGCGGGCCCTGGCGGGGCTGGCCCGGGCGCTGCCCGCCACCGCACCCTTCGGACTGGCCGGGCCCGGTGACGCCGCAGTGCTCGCCAGGCTGGCCGGCCATGCCGGGAAGCGCCCGGCGGCGGCCCGCGACGAGTGGGTGACGGCCGCCGATCTGACGCCGATGCGCCGGGCCGCCCAGACTCTGGGCCGTGATCTGACCGCGGTCCGGGCCGCCCGTGACGCCGCCGGCAAGCGGGCCGGGACGACCTGGTCGGCGCTGCCGGTGCCGGCCGATCTGCCGTCGGTGCCGAACCTGTCCGGCCTGACTCCGGCGCCGGTGGACCTGAACCGGCTGACCGCGGCCGAGGCCGACCGGCAGGCCCGGGAATGCACCGAGGCCGCCGACGCCCTGGAGAAGCATCGCGGCGCGGTCGACCGGGTGACCGCGAAGCTCGGCCTGCCGAACGCGGTCGCGGTCGCCGACATCGGCCGGATCGCGGCCCTCGCCGAACTGGGGGCCCGGCGCAACCGGCCGGAGCCGTTCTGGTTCGGGCCGGGGACCGCCGCGACTGTGGCGACCGGCGCGCAGGTGCTGCGCCGGTCGCTGGAGAACCTGGTGGCGGCCGAGGTGCGGGCCCGGCCGTTCTTCGCCGAGGCGATTCTCACCCAGCCGGTCGACGAGCTGGCCGACCGGTTCGCCCGGGTGCACCGGGGCTGGCGGCGGATGCTCGGCGGATACCGCCGGGACAAGCGGGTGGTGGCCACGTTCGTGCTGCCCACCGCTTCGGTCCGGGATGCTCTGCCGCGGTTGGAGACGGCGGTGGCGTGGCAGCGGGCCCGGCTCGACCTGGCCGCGGCCGAGCAGGCGTACGGCAGCGTGCTCGGCCGGTACTGGCAGGGCCCGGGCACCGACTTCGCCGCCGTGTCGGAGGCGCTGCAGGTGGTCGACGCGGGACTGCGGATGGCGCCGGTGGCGTCGATCGGGGCGGTGGCGGCCTATCTGTGCTCGCCACGCCCGGACTCGGACCTGATCCGGCTCGCCACCACCGCCCGGGACGCGGTTCTCGGCAGCCGTCCGGGTCCCCCGGAACTGCTCACCGGCAGCATCGACACGGCTGTCGAGTGGCTGCGCGCGCACGGCACCGCCCTGGCCGCGGTGGCCACCGTGGTCCGCGCCTACGACGCGGCGACCGGACACCACCTGGACTTCGCCGAGGTCTCGCATCTGGGCCGGCTGCGTCAGGAGGTGGCGCGGGCCGAGACGGCGATGGACGAGCGGGCGGCCGACTACGCAACGGTGTTCGGCGAGGCGTTTCAGGGTGCGGACACCGACGAGAAAGCCTTGGCCGCCGCCCTGGACTGGACGGCGACCGCGCGTCGGCTGCTGACCGGGCAGGAGCAGCCGCTGTCGGACGCCCACGCCGGGGAGTTGCGTGATCTGCGGCCGATCGCCGGACTGAACCGGCTGGCCGAGCAGTGGACGGCGGCCCGCGAGGCGGTGCTGGAGGCGTTCGCCCCGGCCCGGCGACCGGACCTGGAGTCCCGGCTCGGTGACCACGAACGGGCTCGCGGGTTCCTGGAGGAGATCCGGGCCGACGCGGGCGGCCAGGAGGAGTGGTTCGCCGCGCAGGACGCCCGGGCGGTGCTCAGCGGGTACGGCCTGGACGGTGTGATCGAGTTCTGTGCCGACCGGGCGGTCCCCGCCGACCAGGTGCGCCCGGCGGTCGAGCGCGCGTTCTTCCGGTCGTGGGCGGACGCGGTCATCCAGTCCGACCAGCGGCTGCGCCCGTGGCGGGCGTCGGACCGGGATCGGCTGGCGGCCGATTTCGCGACCCGGGATCTGCGGCTGGGGTCGGCGGCGTCCGCCGACATCGAGCGGGCCGTGGTGTCGCGCCGTCCGGCCGCCGACTCCCCCGGCGCCGAGCTGATCCGCCGGGAGGCGATGAAGGCCAGCCGTCATCTGCCGGTGCGGGAGCTGATCGGGCAGGCCCGGGAGCTGGTCCTCGGGCTGCGGCCGTGTTTCCTGATGTCGCCGTTGACGGTCAGCCAGTCGTTGCCGCCGGACATCCGTTTCGACGTGGTGATCTTCGACGAGGCGTCGCAGGTGACCCCGGCCGACGCGATCAACTGTGTCTACCGGGGTGCGGCGCTGATCACCGCCGGTGACGAGCGGCAGTTGCCGCCGACGTCGTTCTTCGACCGGGCCGCCGGTACGCCCGACGAACCCGGCACCGAACTACCGGTGCTGGACTTCCAGTCGGTGCTGGAGCTGGCCAAGGGCTGTGGCGCGTTCACAAGCCTGGGCTTGAACTGGCATTACCGCAGTCGGCACGAGGCGCTGATCGCGTTCTCCAACCGGGAGTTCTACCAGGACCGGCTCAGTGTCTTCCCGAGCGCGACACCGGCCGGGGCGGACACCGGGGTGGCGCTGATCCCGGCCGAGGGGGTCTACCGGCGCAGTGGCGCGCGGGACAACCCGGTCGAGGCGCACCGGGTGGCCGAGCGGATCCTGCATCACTTCAGCACCCGGCCGGGGCTGTCGCTGGGGGTGGTCACGTTCTCGGTGGCGCAGGCCGAGGCGATCGACAAGGCTCTGGCCGCGATGGCACCGGGGCGCCTGTTCGACGACGATCGGCTGCACGGTTTCTTCGTGAAGAGCCTGGAGACGGTGCAGGGCGACGAACGCGACGTGATGATCTTCTCGATCGGGTACGGCTACGACGAGACCGGCAAGATCAGCGCTAATTTCGGGGCGCTGAACAGGCCGAACGGCTGGCGGCGACTGAACGTGGCGATCACCCGGGCCCGCTACCGGGTGGAGATCGTGACGTCGATCAGCGCGCGGGACGTGCCGGTGACCGAGAACGAGGGTGTCCGGCTGCTCGCGGGTTACCTGGAGTACGCCGAGCACGGGGCGATCCCGGCCGAGACCACGGCCGGGCCGGGTGGCCCGTTCGCCGAGTCGGTGCTGGCGACCGTCCGGTCCTGGGGTTATCCAGCGGTTCCGGCATTGGGTTCGGCGGGCGGCCGGGTCGACATCGGGGTACGCACGCCGGGGATTGCGGACGCCGGTTTCGCTCTCGGCATCCGCTGTGACGGCCCGGCGTACGCGGGTTGTTCGGCGGCCCGAGACAGGGACCGGCTGAGCGGTCAGGTGCTGGCTGATCTGGGCTGGAAGCTGCACCGGATCTGGTCGGTCGCCTGGTACCGCGACCGGGACCGGGAGGAGGAACGGCTGCGCTCGGCCCTGGAACTGGCGGCCGGCACGCCACGGATGGTGCTGTCCGACCGGGCGCCGGTGCGGGCGCTGGAGTTACCCGCCCGCACCGGTTAG
- a CDS encoding polysaccharide biosynthesis tyrosine autokinase, protein MGLRDYLRVAKRHWWLLVGSVVVALGVALVVNVRTTPVHAARVTFFFTAPMAEAAELYPGSMFSSGRLATYAELLTSEEIEVPLAAVPGVNLSPDLIGDRISAETIADTVLMEVTVEDTSPDRGMLLAQKLAVLFKATVENLETQPGGEPVIRVEVVDGPRMMPDPVAPRPVDNYALALMAGLIVGAGSAVVREISDHTVRSADSLRELAAVPVLARVPEDARAPSVSGPFVSPGTSARTEALRQVRTLLQSAAAGSSLKTLAVTSAVPREGRSAIVCSLALLFAETGQRVLVVDAELRRPRLGRFLGLDGQTGLSNVLNGSANLDQAIQPWGVGLWLLAGGTPPPNPSELLSSPRMTEVVDEVRRRFDVVIFDCPPLLPVTDGEVVAARADGTLLVVRSRRTTNNQVTAAVRALHAVNASLLGCVLNMVPRRDPDATPGFDEYTRPQPSEKRWWGRMSLEVAA, encoded by the coding sequence ATGGGCCTACGCGACTACCTCCGTGTGGCCAAGAGACATTGGTGGCTGCTGGTGGGGTCGGTCGTCGTCGCGCTGGGCGTGGCACTGGTGGTGAACGTCCGGACCACGCCGGTGCACGCCGCCCGGGTCACGTTCTTCTTCACCGCGCCGATGGCCGAGGCCGCCGAGCTCTACCCGGGCAGCATGTTCTCCTCCGGGCGGCTCGCCACCTACGCCGAGCTGCTGACCAGTGAGGAGATCGAGGTCCCGCTGGCCGCCGTGCCGGGGGTGAACCTGAGCCCCGACCTGATCGGCGACCGGATCTCCGCCGAGACCATCGCCGACACCGTCCTGATGGAGGTCACCGTGGAGGACACCTCGCCGGACCGGGGCATGCTGCTGGCCCAGAAGCTCGCGGTGCTGTTCAAGGCCACGGTGGAGAACCTGGAGACACAGCCCGGCGGTGAACCGGTGATCCGGGTCGAGGTGGTCGACGGGCCCCGGATGATGCCCGACCCGGTGGCGCCGCGCCCGGTCGACAACTACGCCCTGGCGCTGATGGCCGGGCTGATCGTCGGCGCCGGTTCGGCGGTGGTCCGGGAGATCTCCGACCACACCGTGCGGTCCGCGGACTCGCTGCGGGAGCTGGCGGCCGTGCCGGTGCTGGCCCGGGTGCCCGAGGACGCCCGCGCGCCCTCGGTGTCCGGGCCGTTCGTGTCGCCGGGCACGTCGGCGCGCACCGAGGCGTTGCGCCAGGTCCGCACGCTGCTGCAGTCGGCAGCCGCCGGGAGTTCGCTGAAGACCCTTGCGGTGACCAGTGCGGTGCCGCGGGAAGGGCGGTCGGCGATCGTGTGCAGTCTGGCGCTGTTGTTCGCCGAGACCGGTCAGCGGGTGCTGGTGGTGGACGCCGAACTGCGCCGTCCCCGGCTGGGCCGGTTCCTCGGACTGGACGGCCAGACCGGGCTGAGCAATGTGCTGAACGGGTCGGCCAACCTTGATCAGGCCATACAACCGTGGGGTGTGGGTCTGTGGCTCCTGGCCGGTGGGACGCCGCCGCCCAACCCCAGTGAGCTGCTGAGTTCGCCCCGGATGACCGAGGTGGTCGACGAGGTGCGCCGCCGTTTCGACGTGGTGATCTTTGACTGCCCGCCGCTGCTACCGGTCACCGACGGTGAGGTGGTGGCGGCTCGTGCCGACGGCACGCTGCTCGTGGTCCGGTCCCGCAGGACCACCAACAACCAGGTCACCGCGGCGGTACGGGCGCTGCACGCGGTCAACGCGTCCCTGCTGGGTTGTGTGCTGAACATGGTGCCGCGCCGGGATCCGGACGCCACGCCCGGTTTCGACGAGTACACCCGTCCGCAGCCCTCCGAGAAGCGCTGGTGGGGCCGGATGTCTCTGGAGGTGGCGGCGTGA
- a CDS encoding polysaccharide biosynthesis protein has translation MPAALPFRRPMPPIYAAIALAFGVRFVRSRRRRRHRRSDDRVVLFGAGRAGTLLLRSMLTDPDWRCRPVGLLDDDPGKHRRRLHGVPILGGRDDIGTVLRRTHAGTLIFAVANAGADLVRDVRERTVAAGAEFKVVPSVTELLDHPVAVDDIRDVQVADLLGRHQIDTGLDGVAGFLTGRRVLVTGAGGSIGSELCRQIHRFHPAELIMLDRDESALQATQLSIDARAGIDDPSIVLADLRDAAHLRQIFHSRRPEVVFHAAALKHLALLQRFPGEAFKTNVLGTLNMLAAAEGVQRFVNISTDKAADPTSVLGYSKRVTERLTAWTAGRHPGTFLSVRFGNVLGSRGSVFTTFTAQIADGGPVTVTHPDVTRYFMTVQEAVHLVVQAAAIGRDGEALVLDMGEPVRIAEVARQMVELRPHPVDIRYTGLRPGEKLTETLFGAGEVDTRPFHPLISHVEVPALSAADVARYDPDGAPENTAAGLAELCALPSLTGAGG, from the coding sequence GTGCCAGCCGCCCTGCCGTTCCGGCGCCCGATGCCGCCGATCTACGCGGCGATCGCGCTGGCGTTCGGCGTCCGGTTCGTGCGCTCGCGGCGCCGACGTCGCCACCGGCGTTCGGACGACCGGGTGGTCCTGTTCGGGGCGGGTCGGGCCGGCACTCTGCTGCTGCGGTCCATGCTCACCGACCCGGACTGGCGCTGCCGGCCGGTCGGGCTGCTCGACGACGACCCCGGTAAACACCGGCGGCGGTTGCACGGCGTGCCGATCCTGGGCGGACGCGACGACATCGGGACCGTGCTCCGGCGTACCCACGCGGGGACCTTGATCTTCGCCGTCGCCAACGCGGGAGCCGACCTGGTCCGCGACGTCCGGGAGAGAACCGTCGCGGCGGGCGCCGAGTTCAAGGTGGTGCCGTCGGTGACCGAACTGCTGGACCATCCGGTCGCCGTCGACGACATCCGGGACGTGCAGGTCGCCGACCTGCTCGGCCGCCACCAGATCGACACCGGCCTGGACGGCGTCGCCGGGTTCCTGACCGGCCGGCGGGTGCTGGTCACCGGGGCCGGTGGCTCGATCGGTTCCGAACTGTGCCGGCAGATCCACCGCTTCCACCCGGCCGAACTGATCATGCTGGATCGCGATGAATCGGCGCTCCAGGCCACCCAGCTCTCCATCGACGCCCGGGCCGGCATCGACGACCCGTCGATCGTGCTGGCCGATCTGCGCGACGCCGCCCACCTGCGGCAGATCTTCCACAGCCGCCGTCCCGAGGTGGTCTTCCACGCCGCCGCCCTCAAACACCTGGCACTGCTGCAACGGTTCCCCGGCGAGGCGTTCAAGACCAACGTGCTCGGTACCCTCAACATGCTGGCCGCCGCCGAGGGTGTGCAACGGTTCGTCAACATCTCCACCGACAAGGCCGCCGACCCGACGAGCGTCCTCGGCTACTCCAAACGCGTCACCGAACGCCTCACCGCCTGGACCGCCGGACGCCATCCCGGCACGTTCCTGAGCGTCCGGTTCGGCAACGTGCTCGGCAGCCGCGGCTCGGTCTTCACCACGTTCACCGCGCAGATCGCCGACGGCGGCCCGGTCACCGTCACCCACCCCGATGTGACCAGATATTTCATGACCGTCCAGGAGGCGGTGCACCTGGTCGTGCAGGCCGCCGCGATCGGCCGCGACGGCGAGGCCCTGGTCCTGGACATGGGGGAGCCGGTGCGGATCGCCGAGGTGGCCCGGCAGATGGTCGAACTCCGGCCGCATCCGGTGGACATCCGCTACACCGGGCTGCGGCCGGGCGAGAAACTGACCGAGACCCTGTTCGGGGCCGGGGAAGTCGACACGCGGCCGTTCCACCCGCTGATCTCTCACGTCGAAGTCCCGGCACTGAGCGCGGCGGACGTCGCCCGGTACGACCCGGACGGCGCCCCGGAGAACACCGCCGCGGGCCTGGCCGAACTGTGCGCGCTGCCGTCGCTAACCGGTGCGGGCGGGTAA